A window of Maioricimonas rarisocia genomic DNA:
TAGGAGACACTGAGACACGGAGCAAGACCAGGCGAGCTTGGTGCGTGAGCACCGGGGGAATCGACGCATCATTGATGTAGCGACATCAGCACGACGCGGATGTGTGTGCTTCGACAGAACATTCACTCTGGCGGCAAGTCCACAGTGCCCCCGCAAAGACGGGAAAGAGGGGCAGGACATTCGAAACGTATCACAGAGCCTCCTGCGGCTGCGCCGCACCGGTCTGAAGACCGTTGCCACCCTGACGATGATGGCCCCAGAGTGGCCATGCGGTCTCTTCAAGCCTCGAGCCTCCCGAACCACGCCCGTCACTTCGCTGCGCTCCGTTCCAGGCGTGCCACCCGCCGAGCTCCTGCTTCCTGTCTCCTGCTTCCTGTCTCCTGCTTCCTGTCTCCTGCTTCCTGTCTCCTGCTTCCTGTCTCCTGCTTCCTGTCTCCTGCTTCCTGTCTCCTGCTTCCTGTCTCCTGCTTCCTGTCTCCTGCTTCCTGTCTCCTGCTTCCTGTCTCCTGCTTCCTGTCTCCTACTTCCTGTCTCCTGCTTCCTGTCTCCCCGCCGCCCGCAAGTGCCGCACCAGTGTCACCACCAGCATCGCGATCGCCACCAGGACCAGCACCAGTGACATCGGACGGGTCACCAGCGGCCACCAGCTGCCGCCCGACTGCATCAGCCCGGCGTAGAGGTGTTCCTCGGCGACCGGGGCCAGCACAAACCCGATGACGAACGGTGCGGTCGGAATGCGGGCCCGCTCCATGCCGAAGCCGATCAGCCCGAACGCCAGCATCACCCACACATCGAACATCCGGTTCGCCAACGCGAACGAGCCAACAGTGCAGAACGTCAGCACAACCGGCACCAGATACGCACGGGGGATCGCCGCCAGACGGGTCAGCCACGGCACCGAGAACCACATCGCAGCGAACATCACCAGGTTGGCGATGAACATCGTCCCCATGATGACGTGCACAGCGGTCGGGTTCTGCTCGAACAGCAGCGGCCCGGGCTGCAGCCCATGAATCACCAGGGCCCCCAGCAGGATGGCATCGATGACACTGCCCGGAATGCCGAGTGCGATCAGCGGAATCAGCGCCCCGCCGACGGTCGCATTGTTGGCGGCTTCGGAGGCGACGATCCCTTCTTCGCTTCCCTCGCCGAACTTCTGTGGCGTGCGGGAGACGCTTTTGGCGGTGGCGTAGGCCATCATCGAACCGATGTTTGCCCCCACGCCGGGCAACATGCCGATGATGGTCCCGATGCCGGAGGAGCGAAGCATGTTGACCGCCTGCTGCTTCCAGTCGGCCAGCGTCATTCGGACGCGTGCCGGGGCGGCGGCCGTCTGCTCTACGGGACGATCGATGGTCAGGATGTCCCACATGATCTGGCTGACGGCAAACAGACCGATGAGCACGGGCAGCAGTTTGAAGCCGTCGTCCAGTTCGTGCATCCCGAACGTCAGCCGCGTCCGCCCCGTTGCAGGAGAAGCCCCCGGCATGGCGGCCAGAATGCCGAGCAGCCCGGAGAAGAGCCCGCGCGTCAGCGAGCGGCCGGCAACCGAGGCGATCAGCACCAGTGCCAGCAGGACGAGCGCGAAGAACTCGAACGGGCCGAGCAGCGTCGACCAGCGGGCGATCGGCCCGGCCAGGAGAACGAGCGCCCCCCAGGAAACGAGACCACCAATGAACGACGCGCAGACCCCCAGTCCCAGAGCGCGTCCTGCTTCGCCGCGCTGCGCCAGCGGATAGCCGTCGAGCGTCGTCATGATTGAAGCGGGCGTGCCGGGCATTCGCAGCAGTGTCGCCGTCACCAGCCCTCCGCTCACCGAACCGACATACATTGCGACGAGCAGCATCATCGCCTGCTCGCCGGTCATGCCGAACGTCAGCGGCAGTGTGAGCGCAATGAGCATCGCCCCGGTGAACCCGGGGATGCCGCCGACGACGATCCCCAGCAGGGTGCCGACCAACATCAGCCCCAGGGATTCGGGCGCAAACAGCATCGCGGCTGACGTCTGCCAGTCTGCGGGCATGTTGCCTCCCCGGGAACTGCGAATCGTACGTCGAGAGTAGAGAACCGGAACGGGTCGGAATCGTCGCCGTTGTGATCACCGTCATACACCACACGGCGGGCGAACGTCCACTACGGCAGGTCGAGGACGAGCACCTGAGTGAACAGTGCGTGCAACCCGACAC
This region includes:
- a CDS encoding tripartite tricarboxylate transporter permease translates to MPADWQTSAAMLFAPESLGLMLVGTLLGIVVGGIPGFTGAMLIALTLPLTFGMTGEQAMMLLVAMYVGSVSGGLVTATLLRMPGTPASIMTTLDGYPLAQRGEAGRALGLGVCASFIGGLVSWGALVLLAGPIARWSTLLGPFEFFALVLLALVLIASVAGRSLTRGLFSGLLGILAAMPGASPATGRTRLTFGMHELDDGFKLLPVLIGLFAVSQIMWDILTIDRPVEQTAAAPARVRMTLADWKQQAVNMLRSSGIGTIIGMLPGVGANIGSMMAYATAKSVSRTPQKFGEGSEEGIVASEAANNATVGGALIPLIALGIPGSVIDAILLGALVIHGLQPGPLLFEQNPTAVHVIMGTMFIANLVMFAAMWFSVPWLTRLAAIPRAYLVPVVLTFCTVGSFALANRMFDVWVMLAFGLIGFGMERARIPTAPFVIGFVLAPVAEEHLYAGLMQSGGSWWPLVTRPMSLVLVLVAIAMLVVTLVRHLRAAGRQEAGDRK